In a genomic window of Microterricola viridarii:
- a CDS encoding L-threonylcarbamoyladenylate synthase, giving the protein MAPRIFDCSVDTELMSGMRLARSAIGRGALVVMPTDTVYGIAADAFNPAAVQRLLEAKGRERSSPPPVLIPGVATLDALAAEVPQAVRELIDAFWPGGLTVILRAQPSLSWDLGETRGTVALRMPANPLALELLSETGPLAVSSANRTGMPAATGAAQAEDMLGESVEVYLDGGESGADYEAIGERAGDLSSTIVDATTLGQPGGALRIVRAGVISREQIHAIVGDLLAGPDAAAPQPAAAPDAAATDAAATDAAAPESAAEPPEPDA; this is encoded by the coding sequence ATGGCTCCACGCATCTTCGACTGCTCGGTCGACACCGAACTCATGTCCGGAATGAGGCTGGCGCGCTCGGCGATCGGCCGCGGCGCGCTCGTCGTCATGCCCACCGACACGGTGTACGGCATCGCGGCCGACGCCTTCAACCCGGCCGCCGTCCAGCGCCTGCTCGAGGCCAAGGGCCGCGAGCGCAGCTCGCCGCCGCCCGTGCTGATCCCCGGCGTCGCCACGCTCGACGCACTGGCCGCCGAGGTCCCGCAGGCCGTGCGCGAGCTGATCGACGCCTTCTGGCCGGGCGGCCTCACCGTCATCCTGCGCGCGCAGCCGTCGCTGAGCTGGGACCTGGGCGAGACCCGGGGCACCGTCGCGCTGCGGATGCCGGCCAACCCGCTGGCCCTCGAACTGCTCAGCGAGACCGGCCCGCTCGCCGTCTCCTCCGCCAACCGCACCGGCATGCCGGCCGCGACCGGCGCCGCCCAGGCCGAGGACATGCTCGGCGAGAGCGTCGAGGTCTACCTCGACGGCGGCGAGTCCGGCGCAGACTACGAGGCGATCGGCGAGCGTGCGGGCGACCTCTCCTCCACGATCGTCGATGCCACCACGCTCGGCCAGCCCGGCGGCGCACTCCGCATCGTGCGCGCCGGTGTCATCTCCCGCGAGCAGATCCACGCCATCGTCGGCGACCTGCTGGCCGGTCCGGACGCGGCCGCGCCGCAGCCCGCAGCCGCGCCAGACGCCGCCGCGACGGACGCCGCCGCGACGGACGCCGCCGCGCCCGAGAGCGCCGCAGAACCCCCGGAGCCGGACGCGTGA